The Streptomyces pactum genome contains a region encoding:
- a CDS encoding sulfurtransferase TusA family protein, whose translation MSTMNPDTPTPDITVDGTGLLCVTLLLRLRKEIDDAVPGTVVHVIATDPAAPLDLPAWCHMTGHHYLGPVPGNRPVFALRLASDALPTRADAPWHPVTTQ comes from the coding sequence ATGAGCACCATGAACCCCGACACCCCCACGCCGGACATCACCGTCGACGGCACCGGCCTGCTCTGCGTCACCCTCCTGCTGCGCCTGCGCAAGGAGATCGACGACGCCGTGCCGGGCACCGTCGTCCACGTCATCGCCACCGACCCGGCGGCCCCGCTCGATCTGCCCGCCTGGTGCCACATGACCGGACACCACTACCTCGGCCCGGTCCCCGGCAACCGACCAGTCTTCGCACTCCGGCTGGCCTCCGACGCCCTGCCCACTCGAGCCGACGCGCCCTGGCACCCCGTCACTACCCAGTGA